The sequence below is a genomic window from Lolium perenne isolate Kyuss_39 chromosome 7, Kyuss_2.0, whole genome shotgun sequence.
ACTAGTGCCTTATCAGTGTGCCAGGAGTTTGTACCTGCAGGACAGTGTTGCAAGCGAAGACCGTGACTCCAGCGAGCAGGTATAGGCAGCCTAGGATCCACTCTATGTCGATTTTGATGTTGGAGAACGCTCCGTCGTCCCCAGGAACGGACTTGGGTGCTGTTACGGGGTCGGGACTCTTTAAGAAGCTCACGCACATTGCTCCACTGAGGCACACCAACGTGCCCAAGATCTTTGCTCTGGTGTACCTGCACTTCCACTCAAACCTCTCGAACCTGCATAGGAGCATCATGAATTTCCAGCTGCTTGCTCAGTCTGAGACTCTGAATGCTAACAACGTGGGTTTCTGTCTTCACTTAAGACTTGGTTTCTTACCTCAGGCTGGCGGCGATGACAAAGATGAAACCAGGACCGAGATTGGGCATGGCAGAGGCTATCGCCGGTGAGGTCCGTTCGACACCGAGCATCATTAAGACTTGGTATATTGATACCCTAAACAATATCAAGAAACAATGCTCTGTTGATTGCTCTGTAGCATTTCATATTTGAATCTTTACCATGTATTCTTAACTAGAACCATGAATTTCCAGTACCAGTAGTGACTAGGATAAATATCAATCATGGACAAATTAAATCCATTCACTGACCTTTTGAGCAATTTAGGCAGAGGAACTGATTTTGTAAAAACATGCTAGTACATGAATTTGCAAATAACTTTTCGGACGCCAATAAACATGTTTCTATGGTTTTTAGAATAATTTGAAACCAAGCTCTTGGTAATAAATCTAATAAACAAATTATTATATCAGCAACTGAATCTGAAACATCAACGGCTTACGAAGTTGAACTGCAAATTGAAACAAGttatgcatatatttgtacgtgtAGACGAAAGGGATATATATGGATTGGATATTTGTCTCTCACCCTCCAAGGGAGATTAAGACGAGCTGGATAACCAGTACGGGGCTCCAGCTCTTGGGCCATTTCTTCCTCTCGACGGCCACGGCGAAGGGGAGGACGACGACGGAGGAGGCCGCGCAGGCTACAACGATGACGAAGAGCGAGGGGACGCCGGCGGCGAGCAGCCGGTTGAGGAACATCATGTACAGGCCGAAGATGCACTGCACCGCGAACAGCCCGCAGATGGTCAGCACATCGCCCAACGACACGCCGCTAAGCATCATCATCTATCACCGGTGGTCGATCGATTGATCTCCACTGCCGGCCGGTAAGATCAAATACTATCTCTGTGTGTGTGTATGTGCGCAGAATTTAAAGAGAGATATGGTAGTAGTATATAGGAAGGACGCTAGCTAGCTGGTACTGCCGTACTGGTATGCATTCGTGCTGGCGCGAAGAAGAGTAGTTACCGATCAATAGGGGAGTTGCACGTGCATGATGCACACCGCTTCGAATAATTCACTGAATATATGGCTTTCAATAGTTTTTGAGCATGGTTATTTAGCTCAATGTGGTGGAAGTATCTATGTTTTAAATTCAGACGAAGTTAAGACATATTTCATGATACTGAAAATAGCAGAAATAATTTAATGTGAACTTATAATTTAATTCCAAGTGCTATAAACTATAGTATGTAATTGATGTGAAACTAGAGGTTTGTAACCTCTCTAAGCCATGTAACCTTTTCTATTCTAAATTAGGTATCACATATAAATTCACatatacctatacacacaaaaacaGTCAAGATACATTTCTGGCTTTTATATGGATCAAGttttctgctttatgttggtctattggAGGTCAGAATAatataatttttaataaaaaatctCTTTtcatttttgcaggttatccatatggtctCTTATTGGGTTCAGCTTTGTGCCCTCCTCTCTCCGAAGAGGCAGCGAGATGTCATGGCTTCTAGATGCACACGGTTCTGATGGTCGCTCAGAATATCTTGTGTCAGACTGATTGGCGACATACTAGAAGGCTATGTTGATGTGTAGTCATAGTATGTGGTATTTCCGATgattgatttttgtatcaatcaCTTTTTTTAATAAATGGTCGTGTGCATCATGACGCAGAAACCGGGGTATtttcccatttcaaaaaaaagttaAGATACATTTGTATGTAAATAAATGTGCGACAAGTAATTCTATAGGTACCATAGCAAACATATTCGTCCGTCTGAAACTGCTCAAAATCGGAATGGGGCACCAGAAGAGAAGTGAGAACTTTCTTTCGCAAATGTGATCAACTTGGCCACCGGATTGGGACTGTCAGACTCCTCGGAAATGGTGTTCCATGCGCCGGAGCCGGTCAGCAGCCGGGTGATGAGGTGACACGTGTGTGCGAGATGGTTTCACCCTGGTGCCTTCAGCCTACGTGGCGGCAACCACGTCGTCGCTGCATGCACGGCCGCACGTAGCCGACTTCGGCCGCCGCTGCCGGGTGCCTCTCATCACTCATCAGCGCCTAAATAATCAGACGGGAAAGCATGGGACCGAACACTGCACATGCGGATACGTGACACGTGTAGCCGACATGGAAGTTACGCATCCAGGATATTCTAGAGCGGATAAGGTCTGTGGAGTGGTGACCATCCTCGGAATAGGTGGTGTAGATGCTCCGTATTTCAAAATGTCCAAAGATTTTGAAAGAAAATGCTTAGGTATAAATCAAGACATTTTACATTTACACATAAAGTTTTACCAAAAGAAGTcattttttggcatgctaaaaagaTAAATTTATATGCTCCAAAATATCTGTTCACGAGATATTCTCTTCTGTCTTTTTATTCATGTCACACAAAATACTTTTTTCCTGTAAAATTTTATGTGTGAAACATAAGATGTCAAGATATACACACGAGAATTTCTTTTGAATTGACACACCATGTCCAGACTATCCTcgtctttatttttattttttatttcacCATAAACACATTATTCAAATACTCCCTCCCTCGCAAATTATATTGCTTAGTTTTGATTAAGGCTGAACTTTATAAAATTTTACCCGTTGTATGAAAAAAAACATTCCAATAGTTTCTTAGTGTTATTAAAAGTTTTCATGATGGTTTTAATTTAAAACCATGAAATATATTTCATACTTGTGTATATGGTATTGTGAATttgatactccctccgatccatattagttgccactaatgtagatgtatctagatatattttagttTTAGGTGCATCTATACAAGTGGCAAGTAATGTGATTTAGAGGGAGTATAATTTTCGGTATGATTTTTTTATATATATGCAATGTAATTTGCAAGGGAGGGAGTAGATTTGGAACATAAAAGAATAATATTGGCCAAGGTGCAGTTAAAATATGGTAACCGAGCCATGCACGTGATGCAACCACGTGagattttttttgacaatcaataccatatatattcatagcaacaaatagtatatggtagagatacatgaactgactccaacgattatacaaaataaagtctaaaagatagtaatgaatcttcgagatcttcaatttctttcttcttccagaacacaatcttgtactcttgggggatgacccccggtatgccaaaagcATGCCTAACCGGATGGTTTGAACCATCgaagtaccggtttaaagattaTTCCGGATAACAAGGATTGGTTCTATACAAAgtgaatcataccggtatcccaagaggggaataccggaaccggctaagaaggtaccggagcaccggtacaggctacactgtagcacgtcggcaagactggtcaaagattctctctagagctagaggacaaggatgagcgaatcacttcagctttaaacgaagccctgacgccaaaagcaaatgatgacgtaaaaggtaccggaggatgtcacagctcctgattaaagacataccggcgtcaccgatagccaaagtggctttgtaaagtagtttgtctagtcaaagatgccgttagggtttcctagggtttctttccgtgtaagccaccctctcccctatataaggagagggggcacacccacaCGTGGGGAGATTCTACGTTCTATCTTGTATCCAAAAAACCTGTAACCTTGTATGATctagaaatagagagatctagaggTGAGATTGTTctcgtgttcttcttcttctacctctggccaaggccaagttcttgaggaaagcatccggaatccatcccatccttaccaaaaccctcccccgaatcctctagcgcacattcggctccaacttaagccatcccatggcatctgtctgttcaccacgacgacaattggcgcccaccgtggggccagcagctgcgcttgctggagtacatattcgggcgggcctcctcaccatcgccggcgagcgtgtcgtcaccgcgctcgtcaACCGTGTCCGCGACATGGATTCATCAATGACAACAGGGGCTGCTTCGCCAAtggaggtaagttccccaagaacggccgcgtcatcgagtttggGAGCTTcctcgtctactacggcaccgtccccgagcgccagtgcctctcgccggtgctggtggctccggacccgccaaggtctacgcttcgcagcggccacgccgccggcagcgtcgaagtGCTGGTGgttggtgatacgcgtacagcacgcgtccgttgggaaccccaagaggaaggtgtgatgcgtacagcggcaagttttccctcagtatgaaaccaaggtttatcgaaccagtaggagccaagaagcacgttgaaggttgatggcggcgagatgtagtgcggcgcaacaccagggattccggcgccaacgtggaacctgcacaacacaaaccaagtactttgccccaacgaaacagcgaggttgtcaatctcaccggcttgctgtaacaaatgattagatgtatagtgtggatgatgattgtttgcagagaacagtagaacaagtattgcagtagattgtatttcagtaaagagaattggaccggggtccacagttcactagaggtgtctctcccataagataaacatcatgttgggtgaacaaattacagttgggcaattgacaaataaagagggcatggctccatgcacatacatattatgatgagtatagtgagatttaattgggcattacgacaaagtacatagaccgctatccagcatgcatctatgcataaaaagtccaccttcaggttatcatccgaaccccctccagtattaagttgctaacaacagacaattgcattaagtattgcgcgtaatgtaatcaataactacatcctcggacatagcatcaatgttttatccctagtggcaacagcacatccataatcttagaggtttctctcactcccccagattcacggagacatgaacccactatcgagcataaatactccctcttggagttactagcatcaacttggccagagcatctactaataacggagagcatgcaagatcataaacaacacatagatataaattgataatcaacataacatggtattctctattcatcggatcccaacaaacacaacatatagaattacagatagatgatcttgatcatgttcggcagctcacaagacccgacaattaagcacaatgaggagaagacaaccatctagctactgctatggacccatagtccaggggtagactactcacacatcactccggaggcgaccatggcggcgtagagtcctccgggagatgattcccctctccggcagggtgccggaggcgatctcctgaatcccccgagatgggattggcggcggcggtgtctctggaaggttttccgtatcgtggctctcggtactgggggtttcgcgacgaaggctatttgtaggcggaaggataggtcagggggcgacgcgaggggcccaggagacagggcggcgcggccaagggtggggccgcgccgcctgccctcctggccacctcgtggccccacctcattgactcttcggtcttctggaagcttcgtggcaaaataggaccctgggcgttgatttcatccaattccgagaatatttccttactaggatttctgaaacaaaaaacagcagaaaactgcaactggcacttcggcatcttgttaataggttagttccagaaaatgcacgaatatgacataaagtgtgcataaaacatgtagatatcatcaataatgtggcatggaacataaaaaattatcgatacgtcggagacgtatcagcatccccaagcttagttcctgctcgtcccgagaggtaaacgataaacaaagataatttctggagtgacatgccatcataaccttgatcatactatcgtaaagcatatgagctgagatcaaatcattcaaagcaagtatctatattgatataagagatgataatagaaaagttagacaagctagaagttttcatgaactattgctttaaagacatgcaaccgtacaaagttcattaaagatgtattaagtattcagcatagaagttctatccttcattccaagcatcaagtaaattttcacaacataagaaggattcagtcaagtaaacataaacatgaacgtcatgaatcaactgtttcgaagtctactcaaccggtgagcgcaagcatttggtattagcatcaggatgttatggcataaagaacgttaatgggggtttggaaggccaaatggaagaaaggcttgcaaagctgtaaatgaccattagacaagaggaagccttatgatcgatgctatgcaaggagtagtgattgccatgcaacggatgcacatagagctatatgtgtatgaaagctctccaatggaactagtgggggtgcatccaacttggttgctcacgaagacctagagcacttttgaggaggctcatcattggaatatacaacccaagttctatagtgtaaattccccacatagttatttcTCTTCTAAAAGGCCGCTAGGCTACTCGCCCGCACGAGGCACCTGAAGGGGCAAAACGATCGTGAGCACTCATTTCATCCTGCACAGTAAAAATCGGATCCCACTTTCACCTCCAGCCGTCCGTTGTGTTTTTTCTTatttcaccgctgctgctcctttTGAGTGTATGATGCCTGGGCCCGAATGTGTGCGGGGCCGTCAGCCAGAGGCAGTGACAGCGAGTCCCTCCCGTCAGCTTCTTTTTCGTGCGCGCGAAGGGCAACACAAGCGAAAACCTAGATCGGTAAATATCTCCCCAAATCCGCTTCCTCTCTCCCCGTCCCCAATCGCGTTCTCCATCCTCCCAATCCCGGAAGAGGCCGGCGGCGCGGAAGGTTCATAGCGGCTAGCTGGCGGAGTGTTGAGAGGAGGCGCTGCAGGAGCGCGTCCCGGAGGAGGCCGGCGGCACGAGCCGCGAGGCGAAGCACACGATGGTggagagcaggaggaggagcacACTACAGCAAGGGTCAGCGACCAGGATCAAGTTCCAGGTAGTTCGTTTTTTCCTTGCCTTCCTCTCCAGCTTCCTGGTATCTGCACTGTCACATCCCTCCTCCGATCGAAATCTGAGGCAATATGCAACATGGCCGGAGCAGTTCCACGAGGTAGTGCGAGGGGTTTAATTTTATTTGTTTTGCTTTTGCAGCTAGAATTTGGCGTCCGAGAGATATGGATGCTGCGAGCAAAAATCCAGCTTAACCTTCCCATCTCTCCCTTTTCCATCTAGGATCTGGTGGCCGGATGCGGCAGAGGTGAGTGGACGATTCAAGCGCACCCCACGCCTCTGCTCGTCTTCTTCACCTTCACCCATGACTTCCCCTGCACCGGCGGTGTGGTGCCTGGTCTGCACAACGGGTGACTTCTCCTCTACTCTCCCAACGTCGAGTTGACGGCGAAGCTGGAGCAAGAAAGTCGAGGTGACAGATCCGCACGCCCTACTGTCCTCCTCCATCAAGCTCTCAATCTGGGAGGtgtacatgtccatgaaggtctcGACAGTGCTGCTGCTACGGGTATTCCT
It includes:
- the LOC127314853 gene encoding WAT1-related protein At5g47470 — translated: MMMLSGVSLGDVLTICGLFAVQCIFGLYMMFLNRLLAAGVPSLFVIVVACAASSVVVLPFAVAVERKKWPKSWSPVLVIQLVLISLGGVSIYQVLMMLGVERTSPAIASAMPNLGPGFIFVIAASLRFERFEWKCRYTRAKILGTLVCLSGAMCVSFLKSPDPVTAPKSVPGDDGAFSNIKIDIEWILGCLYLLAGVTVFACNTVLQAATLKRFPAPLSICVITAMMGSIFSAMIQVIMEGKLSSGTAENVPRIVGEIVLVGGGVIGLCTTFQVSSIGRKGPVLVSMFSPFQTVFSAFISFILFRQWIGTGCLVGIVLMFAGLYVVLWAKNREDKMAELATPSDETESDVERPFLQ